The Bacteroidales bacterium genome includes a region encoding these proteins:
- a CDS encoding L-fucose isomerase, with protein sequence KFERECVQITITVTPCWCYGGETIDMNPHTIKAIWGFNGTERPGAVYLAAALAGHTQKGLPAFGIYGRDVQDSSDSSIPADVKEKLIRFAKAALAVATMRGKSYLSIGSVSMGIAGSMVNPDFFQEYLGMRNEYVDMSEIIRRVNEGIYDKDEYKKALEWTKANCKEGKDGNKPEIQKNRAEKDALWEYVVKMTIIIRDLMTGNPKLLEMGFKEESNGHNAIASGFQGQRQWTDHMPNGDFAEAILNSSFDWNGIRQAFVVATENDCLNGVAMLFGHLLTNTAQVFADVRTYWSPEAVKRVTGKTLEGQAANGIIHLINSGSASLDGSGRQKRDGKPVMKPSWEISEGEAKECLDATTWMPANQEYFRGGGYSSKFLTKGGMPVTMLRLNLVKGLGPVLQLAEGWSVDLPEDVYKTIDDRTDPGWPTTWFAPRLTGEGAFKDVYSVMNNWGANHGSFSYGHIGADLITLASMLRIPVCMHNVDGKDIFRPSAWNSFGMDAEGADYRACKNYGPLYK encoded by the coding sequence AAATTTGAACGTGAATGCGTACAGATCACAATTACGGTTACACCTTGCTGGTGCTACGGAGGAGAAACCATTGATATGAATCCGCACACGATCAAGGCTATCTGGGGATTTAACGGGACTGAACGTCCCGGTGCAGTGTATCTGGCTGCGGCTCTGGCCGGACATACCCAGAAAGGATTGCCTGCCTTCGGCATTTATGGTCGCGATGTTCAGGATTCGAGTGATAGCAGTATCCCGGCAGATGTTAAAGAAAAACTGATCCGCTTTGCCAAAGCAGCTTTAGCTGTGGCTACCATGCGTGGAAAATCATATCTTTCCATCGGATCGGTATCTATGGGTATTGCCGGTTCCATGGTGAATCCCGACTTCTTCCAGGAATACCTCGGTATGCGTAATGAATACGTAGATATGTCTGAGATCATCCGCCGTGTAAACGAAGGTATCTATGATAAGGATGAGTACAAAAAAGCTTTAGAGTGGACCAAGGCCAACTGTAAAGAAGGCAAGGATGGTAACAAACCCGAGATACAGAAGAATAGGGCAGAAAAAGACGCATTATGGGAATATGTGGTGAAGATGACCATCATTATCCGTGACCTGATGACCGGCAACCCGAAACTTTTGGAAATGGGCTTTAAAGAAGAATCGAACGGTCACAATGCCATTGCTTCCGGTTTCCAGGGACAGCGTCAATGGACAGACCACATGCCGAACGGTGATTTTGCCGAAGCCATTCTTAATTCTTCTTTTGATTGGAACGGTATCCGCCAGGCTTTTGTTGTTGCCACTGAAAATGATTGCCTGAATGGTGTGGCCATGCTCTTTGGCCATTTATTGACCAATACCGCACAGGTTTTCGCTGATGTACGTACTTACTGGAGTCCGGAAGCAGTAAAACGGGTCACCGGTAAGACACTTGAAGGACAAGCTGCCAACGGAATCATCCATCTGATCAATTCCGGTTCGGCATCGCTCGACGGCAGCGGCCGCCAGAAAAGAGACGGAAAACCCGTCATGAAACCATCCTGGGAGATTTCCGAAGGAGAAGCAAAAGAATGCCTGGATGCGACTACCTGGATGCCTGCCAACCAGGAATATTTCCGTGGAGGCGGTTATTCCTCGAAATTCCTGACCAAAGGGGGAATGCCTGTCACCATGTTACGTTTGAACCTGGTAAAGGGTTTAGGACCTGTACTACAACTTGCCGAAGGCTGGAGTGTCGATCTTCCCGAAGATGTGTACAAGACCATCGACGATCGTACCGATCCGGGTTGGCCGACTACCTGGTTTGCACCACGACTGACCGGTGAAGGAGCATTCAAGGATGTATATTCGGTTATGAATAACTGGGGCGCCAATCATGGTTCGTTCAGTTACGGACACATTGGTGCCGATCTGATCACATTGGCCTCTATGTTACGTATACCCGTATGCATGCATAACGTGGACGGCAAAGACATTTTCCGCCCGAGCGCATGGAATTCGTTCGGAATGGATGCCGAAGGTGCTGATTATCGTGCCTGCAAAAATTATGGCCCACTATATAAATAA